A genomic segment from Torulaspora delbrueckii CBS 1146 chromosome 3, complete genome encodes:
- the CPA2 gene encoding carbamoyl-phosphate synthase (glutamine-hydrolyzing) CPA2 (similar to Saccharomyces cerevisiae CPA2 (YJR109C); ancestral locus Anc_7.494), translating to MSTIYSSTEPTISTFNSPHYNPQLVEGVESVLIVGSGGLAIGQAGEFDYSGSQAIKALKEANKQTILINPNIATNQTSHSLADKIYYIPVTPEYITYVIERERPDAILLTFGGQTALNCGVALDRMGVLQKYNIKVLGTPIRTLELTEDRELFAQALQEINIPIANSIACETLDEALSAADEVGYPIIVRSAYALGGLGSGFANNAKELKELASQSLSLAPQILVEKSLKGWKEVEYEVVRDRVGNCITVCNMENLDPLGVHTGDSIVFAPSQTLSDEEYHMLRSAAIKIIRHLGVIGECNVQYALQPDGLDYRVIEVNARLSRSSALASKATGYPLAYTAAKIGLGYTLPELPNPITKTTVANFEPSLDYIVAKVPKWDLSKFQYVNREIGSAMKSVGEVMAIGRNFEEAYQKALRQVDPSLLGFQGSDEFGDKLDEALSVATDRRALAVGQALLHENYTVERVHELTHIDSWFLHKCMNIVNMYKKLEAVNSLEALDKQLLQDAKKKGFSDKQIALSINKNSDANVHELDVRKVRKSFGIIPFVKRIDTLAAEFPANTNYLYTTYNATKNDVEFTDKGMLVLGSGVYRIGSSVEFDWCAVNTAKTLRGEGKKTVMINYNPETVSTDFDEVDRLYFEELSFERVMDIYELENSEGCVISVGGQLPQNIALKLHENGCNTLGTSPVDIDSAENRHKFSSILDSINVGQPEWSELTSVSEAKKFANKVSYPVLIRPSYVLSGAAMNVIHNEDELEDKLTLASAVSPDHPVVMSKFIEGAEEIDVDAVAYKGEVLVHAISEHVENAGVHSGDATLILPPQHLSEKIKKELKEIADKVAHAWKITGPFNMQIIKDGEDLKVIECNIRASRSFPFVSKVLGVNFIEIAVRAFLGGEKVPKPVDLMSKKYDYVATKCPQFSFTRLAGADPFLGVEMASTGEVASFGKDEIESYWTAMQSTMNFHVPLPPNGILFGGDLNKPFLGEVISTISSLGFNFYVANEAAKQYLEKYTKDPVSVIEFPKNDKRGLREVFQKYDIKLVFNLASKRADHTLDEDYVMRRNAIDFAIPLFNEPQTSKLFARALKANIAEKIRVLDSKDVVVPSEVRSWEEFVGFKPV from the coding sequence ATGAGCACAATTTACAGCTCTACGGAGCCAACGATCTCCACTTTCAACAGTCCACATTATAACCCGCAATTGGTTGAAGGTGTCGAATCGGTTCTTATCGTCGGTTCTGGTGGGTTAGCCATTGGACAAGCTGGTGAGTTTGACTATAGTGGTTCCCAGGCCATcaaggctttgaaggagGCAAACAAGCAAACGATCTTGATTAACCCTAACATTGCCACTAATCAAACTTCCCATTCTTTGGCTGATAAAATCTACTATATTCCAGTGACCCCAGAATACATCACATATGTCATTGAACGTGAGAGACCAGATGCAATCTTGTTGACCTTTGGTGGTCAAACCGCTCTGAACTGTGGTGTGGCTCTAGATAGGATGGGCGTCTTGCAAAAATACAACATCAAGGTTTTGGGTACTCCAATCAGAACTTTAGAGCTGACTGAGGATAGAGAATTGTTTGCTCAGGCTCTACAAGAAATCAATATCCCAATCGCCAACTCTATTGCTTGTGAAACTTTGGATGAGGCCCTTAGCGCCGCTGACGAGGTTGGCTACCCTATCATCGTTAGATCTGCCTACGCCTTAGGTGGTTTAGGTTCCGGTTTTGCCAACAACgcaaaagaattgaaagaattagCATCTCAATCGCTTTCCCTAGCACCACAGATCTTGGTCGAGAAGTCCCTAAAGGGCTGGAAGGAAGTTGAGTATGAAGTCGTCAGAGACAGAGTCGGCAACTGTATTACTGTCTGTAATATGGAAAATTTGGACCCACTGGGTGTTCACACCGGTGACTCCATCGTCTTTGCTCCATCTCAGACTCTatcagatgaagaatacCACATGTTGAGATCCGCGGCTATCAAGATCATCAGACATCTAGGTGTCATTGGTGAATGTAACGTCCAATACGCTTTGCAACCAGATGGATTGGATTACAGAGTTATTGAAGTCAATGCTCGTTTGTCTCGTTCCTCTGCCTTGGCTTCCAAGGCTACTGGTTACCCATTAGCCTACACCGCCGCTAAGATTGGTTTGGGTTACACTCTTCCAGAACTACCAAACCCAATCACCAAGACTACTGTGGCCAACTTTGAACCTTCGCTAGACTATATTGTTGCCAAGGTTCCAAAATGGGATCTGTCCAAGTTCCAATATGTTAACAGAGAAATTGGATCTGCCATGAAATCTGTCGGTGAAGTCATGGCTATCGGCAGAAACTTCGAAGAAGCTTACCAAAAGGCTTTGAGACAAGTTGACCCATCTCTACTGGGTTTCCAAGGTTCtgatgaatttggtgaCAAATTGGATGAAGCTCTTTCTGTTGCTACCGATAGAAGAGCATTGGCCGTTGGTCAAGCCTTATTGCATGAAAACTATACGGTCGAGAGAGTCCACGAGTTAACCCATATCGATTCCTGGTTCCTACACAAATGCATGAACATTGTTAATATGTACAAAAAACTGGAAGCCGTTAACTCTTTAGAAGCATTGGACAAACAGTTGTTGCAAGATGCTAAGAAAAAGGGTTTCTCTGACAAACAAATTGCACTATCGATCAACAAGAACTCTGACGCCAATGTCCACGAGTTGGATGTCAGGAAAGTTAGAAAATCATTTGGTATCATTCCATTTGTCAAGAGAATCGACACTTTGGCAGCTGAATTCCCAGCCAACACCAACTATCTGTACACCACTTACAACGCTACCAAGAATGATGTAGAATTCACCGATAAAGGTATGCTAGTTCTCGGTTCCGGTGTCTACCGTATTGGTTCCTCTGTTGAATTCGACTGGTGTGCCGTCAACACCGCTAAGACTCTAAGAGGTGAAGGTAAGAAGACCGTTATGATCAATTACAATCCAGAAACCGTTTCTACTGATTTCGACGAAGTCGACAGACTATACTTTGAGGAACTATCTTTCGAAAGAGTCATGGACATCTATGAGCTGGAGAATTCTGAAGGTTGTGTGATCTCAGTTGGTGGTCAATTACCACAAAACATCGCACTCAAATTGCACGAAAACGGTTGTAACACCTTGGGTACCAGCCCAGTGGACATCGACAGTGCTGAAAACAGACACAAGTTCTCATCCATCTTAGACTCTATCAATGTTGGTCAGCCAGAATGGAGTGAATTGACCTCTGTCAGTGAAGCCAAGAAGTTCGCTAACAAAGTCAGCTACCCAGTGTTAATCCGTCCATCTTACGTTCTATCAGGTGCTGCCATGAACGTGATCCACAACGAAGATGAGCTAGAGGACAAATTGACTTTGGCCTCTGCAGTTTCACCAGACCACCCAGTGGTGATGTCCAAGTTCATTGAGGGAGCCGAAGAGATCGATGTCGATGCTGTTGCTTACAAAGGTGAAGTGCTAGTTCATGCAATCTCCGAGCACGTCGAAAACGCTGGTGTTCATTCTGGTGATGCTACTTTGATCCTACCACCTCAACATTTGAgtgaaaagatcaagaaggaattgaaggagaTCGCCGACAAAGTCGCCCACGCATGGAAAATCACTGGTCCTTTCAATATGCAAATTATCAAGgatggtgaagatttgaaggtcaTCGAATGTAACATCAGAGCATCTAGATCCTTCCCATTTGTCTCCAAGGTACTAGGTGTTAACTTCATCGAGATCGCCGTCAGAGCCTTCTTGGGTGGTGAAAAAGTACCTAAACCAGTGGACTTGATGAGCAAAAAATACGATTACGTGGCTACGAAATGTCCACAATTCTCATTCACAAGACTAGCCGGTGCCGATCCCTTCCTCGGCGTAGAAATGGCTTCCACTGGTGAAGTCGCTTCCTTCGGTAAAGACGAGATTGAAAGTTACTGGACCGCAATGCAAAGTACCATGAACTTCCACGTCCCATTGCCACCAAATGGTATCCTATTCGGTGGTGACCTGAACAAGCCATTCTTGGGTGAAGTTATCAGCACAATCTCCTCTCTAGGTTTCAATTTCTACGTTGCCAACGAAGCAGCCAAGCAATACCTAGAGAAATACACCAAGGACCCCGTCTCTGTAATTGAATTCCCAAAGAATGATAAGAGAGGCCTACGTGAAGTATTCCAAAAATACGACATCAAACTCGTGTTCAACTTGGCTTCTAAGAGAGCCGATCACACCTTAGATGAGGACTACgtgatgagaagaaatgcTATTGATTTCGCCATCCCACTATTCAACGAACCACAGACCTCTAAGCTATTCGCCAGAGCCTTGAAGGCCAACATCGCCGAAAAAATTAGAGTTCTGGACTCAAAGGACGTAGTAGTTCCAAGCGAGGTGCGTTCATGGGAGGAATTCGTTGGCTTCAAGCCAGTGTGA
- the INO1 gene encoding inositol-3-phosphate synthase INO1 (similar to Saccharomyces cerevisiae INO1 (YJL153C); ancestral locus Anc_1.195) produces MTVQRYFSPTINVANDKTHYSETKLTTQYRYVNSVVAKSEVDGTLEVRPTAQDYEFQVDLKIPKIGVMLVGLGGNNGTTLVASVLANRDKIRFHTKDGAKEANYYGSVTQSSTIKLGIDEQGNDVYVPFNSVLPFVSPNDFVVGGWDINGANLGDAMARSQVLEYDLQQQLRGEMAKTVPLPSIYYPDFIAANQDERADNCINRDGKSGNVSTKGKWSHVEQIRKDIKNFKSGNDLDKVIVLWTANTERYADVLSNVNDNADNLLAAIKNDHEEIAPSTIFAVASILEGVPYINGSPQNTFVPGVIDLAEKHNALIAGDDFKSGQTKIKSVLAQFLVDAGIKPVSIASYNHLGNNDGFNLTSERQFKSKEISKRSVVDDVIASNKILYNEKAGNKIDHCIVIKYMNAVGDSKVAMDEYYSELMLGGHNRISIHNVCEDSLLATPLIIDLIVMAEFCSRVSYKKLGSDQQSYESFYSILSFLSYWLKAPLTRKGFKTINGLNKQRQGIENFLRLLIGLPALDELRFEEKLK; encoded by the coding sequence ATGACCGTTCAGAGATATTTTTCACCAACTATCAATGTCGCTAATGACAAAACTCACTATAGCGAAACAAAATTGACTACTCAATATCGTTATGTCAATTCGGTCGTGGCTAAGAGTGAGGTTGATGGGACTCTAGAGGTGAGACCTACGGCGCAGGACTATGAGTTTCaagttgatttgaaaattccaaagattggtgTTATGCTTGTCGGGTTGGGTGGTAATAATGGTACCACTTTAGTGGCTTCTGTGCTGGCTAACAGAGATAAAATTAGGTTTCATACCAAGGATGGTGCCAAGGAGGCTAATTACTATGGATCTGTGACTCAGTCTTCGACCATCAAGCTTGGGATTGACGAGCAGGGAAATGATGTCTATGTTCCATTCAACTCAGTCTTACCCTTCGTTTCACCAAACGATTTTGTCGTTGGCGGTTGGGACATCAATGGCGCGAACCTAGGTGATGCGATGGCAAGGTCTCAGGTTTTGGAATACGATTTACAGCAGCAATTGAGAGGCGAGATGGCCAAGACGGTTCCATTGCCATCCATCTATTATCCTGATTTTATTGCAGCTAATCAGGATGAAAGAGCAGATAACTGTATTAATAGAGATGGTAAGAGCGGTAATGTGTCTACAAAGGGTAAATGGTCTCATGTGGAACAAATTAGAAAAGACAtaaagaatttcaagagtgGTAATGATCTAGACAAAGTCATTGTGTTGTGGACTGCTAACACTGAGAGATATGCCGACGTTCTATCAAATGTCAATGATAATGCTGACAACTTATTAGCCGCCATCAAAAATGaccatgaagaaattgctcCATCGACTATCTTTGCCGTGGCTTCCATCTTAGAGGGTGTTCCATACATCAACGGTTCACCTCAGAACACTTTTGTCCCCGGTGTTATCGATTTGGCAGAAAAGCATAACGCTTTGATCGCTGgtgatgatttcaagagtGGACAaacaaagatcaaatctgTATTGGCCCAGTTCTTGGTTGATGCCGGTATTAAGCCGGTCTCAATCGCATCCTACAATCATCTTGGTAACAACGATGGATTTAACTTGACCTCTGAGAGACAATTCAAATCGAAGGAAATCTCCAAGAGATCTGTCGTTGACGATGTGATCGCTTCCAACAAGATTCTCTACAACGAGAAGGCCGGTAACAAGATCGATCATTGTATTGTGATCAAGTACATGAACGCTGTTGGCGATTCGAAAGTGGCTATGGATGAGTACTATTCCGAGTTGATGCTTGGTGGACATAACAGAATTTCGATCCACAACGTCTGTGAGGACTCTTTATTGGCTACACCTTTGATAATTGACCTGATCGTTATGGCAGAATTTTGCTCCAGGGTCTcttacaagaaattgggTAGTGATCAACAATCTTACGAGAGTTTTTACTCGATCTTATCCTTTTTGAGTTACTGGTTGAAGGCTCCATTGACTAGAAAGGGTTTCAAGACCATTAATGGGTTGAACAAACAACGTCAAGGtattgaaaatttcttgagaCTGTTAATTGGTCTGCCTGCACTCGATGAGTTGAGATTCgaggaaaaattgaaataa
- the CCP1 gene encoding cytochrome-c peroxidase (similar to Saccharomyces cerevisiae CCP1 (YKR066C); ancestral locus Anc_1.194), translating into MATIFTSTVSKRSLYLLGGAVAAASLASTVALNNHGNNYKNFRNNNKTNFGKGALLGAAPALHAAQCEKGRTIEDFQKVYNAIAAKLREEDEYDNYIGYGPILLRLSWHVSGTYDKNDNSGGSFGGTYRFKKEADDPSNMGLQNAAKFLEPIAKEFPWISHGDLYTLGGVTAIQEMQGPKIPWRPGRVDADEKETPENGRLPDATQGSDYVRKYFGRFGFTDQEIVALIGAHSLGKTHLKNSGFEGPWGASTNVFTNDFFKNLLNENWKKEKNEAGNEQYNSDKGYMMLPTDFSLIQDSKFKELVEKYANNQDVFFEDFKNAYVKLLENGINFDKLGKPMVFKTLDEQEE; encoded by the coding sequence ATGGCTACCATTTTTACAAGTACTGTAAGTAAAAGATCTCTCTATCTATTAGGTGGGGCAGTTGCTGCTGCCAGCTTGGCTTCTACAGTAGCACTGAACAACCATGGGAATAACTacaaaaatttcagaaaTAATAATAAGACCAATTTTGGTAAAGGTGCTCTTCTAGGTGCTGCACCAGCATTGCATGCTGCTCAATGCGAGAAGGGCAGAACCATTGAGGATTTCCAAAAGGTTTACAATGCCATTGCTGCAAAACtgagagaagaagatgaataTGATAACTATATTGGTTATGGACCAATCTTACTGCGTCTATCGTGGCACGTTTCCGGGACTTACGACAAGAACGACAATTCCGGTGGATCCTTTGGTGGTACTTATCGTTTCAAAAAGGAAGCTGATGATCCATCCAACATGGGTTTGCAAAATGCTGCCAAATTCCTAGAGCCAATCGCTAAGGAATTTCCTTGGATCTCTCACGGTGATTTGTACACTTTAGGTGGTGTGACTGCTATTCAGGAGATGCAAGGCCCAAAGATCCCATGGAGGCCCGGTAGAGTCGATGcagatgagaaggaaactCCTGAAAACGGTAGACTCCCAGATGCTACTCAAGGCTCGGATTACGTTAGAAAGTATTTTGGTAGATTTGGCTTCACTGACCAGGAGATTGTGGCTTTGATTGGCGCTCACTCGCTTGGTAAAACTCACTTGAAGAACTCGGGATTTGAAGGTCCATGGGGTGCTTCTACGAACGTGTTTACcaatgatttcttcaagaacttgttgaaTGAGAACTGGAAAAAGGAAAAGAACGAGGCTGGTAATGAACAATACAACTCCGATAAGGGCTACATGATGTTACCAACAGACTTCTCATTAATTCAGGATTCGAAATTTAAAGAATTGGTAGAAAAATACGCCAACAACCAAGATGTgttttttgaagatttcaagaacgCCTATGTCAAACTACTTGAAAATGGTATCAATTTCGATAAATTGGGTAAACCAATGGttttcaagactttggaTGAACAGGAAGAATAA
- the VPS35 gene encoding retromer subunit VPS35 (similar to Saccharomyces cerevisiae VPS35 (YJL154C); ancestral locus Anc_1.193): MSYAETLEQALLTVKQQAMQMQRCLQQRKLMDALKHTSIMLTELRNPELSPKQYYELYIMIFDSLSVLSTYLAENHPKHHHLADLYELVQYAGNVVPRLYLMITVGTSYLKCPDSPRDEILKDMIEMCRGVQNPIRGLFLRYYLSQRTKQLLPEDATEFNANFIITNFIEMNKLWVRLQHQGPLREREQRTKERKELQILIGSQLVRLSQIVDDNLSMYKDQILPVVLEQAIQCRDIVSQEYLLDAICQVFPDEFHLATLDILLDATTHLNPDVSINKIVLTLIDRLNGYKDRQEQEQGQEQEENTTSKEVKAADINLFQIFWNYLSTLNEERPDLSLQQFIPLIESVLNLSLRWYPENLQNLNALYKITTQKCQDFGSDIPPNCEYLFQNLLTLQNSESSTLRPSSNFFYKLISQCESFGGLLALQSLPLQKSALNSILDVLLHNEVDFDDENEASSNEGFLIDSKENLCSLLSIFEPLTKLGPPMPSLDRKGSKNVKGTGDHFPADEDDNDDEGSWILDPIQEKLAKLNHVVFQSVVKSSDPIKDIEFEMEVLLTLRNWCYKGGKNIKYTYPAIITNFWKVIRRCHLLATRCDSENTKRHTELIKQNFKYVSRSTNDLFNMCGNSFSDALYKLNIQSASLADQLSLGEIAYDFFSQAFTLFEESLSDSRTQFQALVYMAQSLQKTRSLREENYYDSLIVRCTLHGSKLLKKQDQCRAVYLCSHLWWTTEIALIGEEEGVTTDFYREGKRVLECLQRSLRVADSTMDNIQSSELMIEILNRCLYYFIHGDEHDTHVSVRYINGLIELIKTNLKSLKMEETTTAKTQLAEQRLSELHIDDAQNTAKVSNRFVIGSDGSYIDVPTVNGGRALVSTKLNSMYINEMIQIPIQHFNRTCDYILNQRDVDDRFKVIVI, translated from the coding sequence ATGTCATATGCGGAAACTTTGGAACAGGCACTGTTGACTGTCAAGCAGCAGGCTATGCAGATGCAACGCTGTTTGCAACAGCGTAAGCTGATGGACGCGTTGAAACATACTTCCATTATGCTTACAGAGCTTAGAAATCCGGAACTATCACCGAAACAATACTATGAGCTTTATATTATGATATTCGATTCGTTGTCCGTACTTTCTACTTATTTGGCGGaaaatcatccaaaacATCACCATTTGGCAGATTTATACGAATTGGTTCAGTACGCTGGTAACGTTGTTCCACGACTTTATCTGATGATCACCGTTGGAACAAGTTATCTGAAATGTCCAGACTCTCCAAGGgatgaaattttaaagGATATGATAGAAATGTGTCGAGGTGTGCAAAACCCAATAAGAGGTCTGTTCTTGAGATATTACCTTTCACAAAGGACAAAACAGCTTTTACCAGAGGATGCTACTGAGTTTAATGCCAATTTTATCATCACAAATTTCATCGAGATGAATAAACTGTGGGTCAGATTGCAACATCAAGGCCCATTGAGGGAAAGGGAGCAGAGGACTAAGGAGAGGAAAGAGCTGCAGATTCTTATTGGGTCGCAATTAGTGAGGCTTTCACAGATAGTTGACGATAATCTGTCAATGTACAAGGACCAAATTCTTCCCGTGGTTTTGGAACAAGCCATTCAATGCAGAGATATTGTGTCCCAGGAATATCTGCTGGATGCTATCTGCCAGGTTTTTCCAGATGAGTTTCATCTGGCAACTTTGgatattcttcttgacgCGACTACGCACTTGAACCCTGACGTCTCAATAAACAAGATCGTTCTCACGTTAATCGATCGTCTCAACGGATACAAGGATAGGCAAGAGCAAGAGCAAGGGCAAGAGCAAGAGGAAAATACTACTAGTAAGGAAGTGAAAGCGGCCGATATAAATTTATTTCAGATTTTTTGGAATTATCTCTCTACCCtgaatgaagaaagacCAGACTTGTCCCTGCAACAATTTATACCACTCATTGAAAGTGTACTGAACTTGTCATTACGTTGGTATCCGGAAAATCTGCAGAATTTGAACGCTCTATACAAGATAACCACACAAAAATGTCAGGATTTTGGTTCAGATATCCCCCCAAACTGTGAGTACTTGTTCCAGAATTTGCTAACTTTGCAAAACAGTGAAAGCTCTACTCTGAGACCTAGTTCTAATTTCTTTTACAAACTAATTTCACAATGTGAATCGTTCGGGGGACTGCTAGCATTACAGAGTCTACCATTACAAAAGAGCGCTTTGAACAGCATTCTGGATGTTTTATTACATAACGAGGTTGACTTCGACGATGAGAACGAGGCGAGTTCCAACGAAGGGTTCTTGATCGATTCAAAGGAGAATTTGTGCAGTCTCCTAAGCATATTCGAACCATTGACCAAGTTAGGACCTCCAATGCCCTCTCTGGATAGGAAGGGAAGCAAGAACGTTAAAGGAACTGGCGACCATTTCCCcgcagatgaagatgataatgatgacgaaggtTCATGGATACTTGATCCCATTCAAGAGAAACTGGCAAAATTAAACCATGTGGTGTTCCAATCCGTGGTCAAATCTTCTGACCCCATAAAAGAtatcgaatttgaaatggAAGTCTTACTCACATTGAGGAACTGGTGCTATAAAGGCGGTAAGAATATCAAATATACCTATCCTGCGATAATAACTAATTTTTGGAAAGTTATTAGAAGATGTCACTTATTAGCAACCAGATGTGATTCAGAAAACACTAAGCGACATACCGAGCTGATAAaacaaaatttcaaatacGTATCACGCTCTACTAATGACCTTTTCAACATGTGTGGGAACTCGTTCAGTGACGCATTGTACAAGCTAAACATTCAGAGTGCATCTTTGGCAGATCAATTATCGCTGGGCGAGATCGCGTATGATTTCTTCTCGCAAGCATTTACCTTATTCGAAGAATCATTGAGCGATTCAAGAACGCAATTCCAAGCATTAGTATACATGGCACagtctttgcaaaaaaCAAGGTCATTACGTGAAGAGAATTACTACGACTCCCTAATTGTTAGGTGTACTTTACATGGCTCgaaactattgaagaagcaagatCAATGCCGAGCCGTTTACCTATGTTCACACCTATGGTGGACAACGGAAATTGCACTTATAggggaagaagaaggtgtaACGACAGATTTCTATCGAGAAGGGAAGCGTGTTTTAGAGTGCCTACAAAGATCTTTAAGAGTCGCAGACTCCACAATGGATAATATTCAAAGTAGTGAATTGATGATTGAGATACTCAACCGCTGCTTATACTACTTCATCCATGGCGATGAGCACGATACTCACGTAAGTGTGAGGTATATCAACGGTCTCATCGAGCTCATAAAGACAAACTTGAAGTCACTAAAGATGGAGGAAACAACAACTGCTAAGACACAACTAGCAGAGCAAAGACTTTCCGAACTTCATATTGATGACGCACAAAATACGGCTAAGGTGAGCAACAGGTTTGTGATCGGGTCGGACGGTTCTTACATCGATGTGCCAACTGTGAATGGAGGCCGCGCATTGGTGTCAACGAAGCTCAACTCAATGTACATCAACGAAATGATACAGATCCCCATACAGCATTTCAACCGGACCTGCGATTACATCTTGAATCAACGGGATGTCGATGACCGGTTCAAAGTCATAGTAATTTGA
- the FBP26 gene encoding fructose-2,6-bisphosphatase (similar to Saccharomyces cerevisiae FBP26 (YJL155C); ancestral locus Anc_1.192), with amino-acid sequence METKMGFYTVSNVENMRICVVMVGLPARGKSFISQKIVRYLSWLSIRAKCFNVGSYRRKAGAAHPSADFFDSSNKEALKVRQKAVTHAIEDMMKWYEEENGVVAILDATNSTRERREWVLRLCRENAIEPMFLESWCDDQDMILRNISDVKTSSPDYEGMDPEAATQDFLRRISNYEKVYEPLDRDNDKDLTFVKLINVAQEVIVNRIQSYLESRVVFYVMNLHIRPRCIWLSRHGESVYNVEKKIGGDSSLSARGFQYASKLPEIVRESAGDVNLTVWTSTLCRTQQTAESLPYKQLQWKALDELDAGVCDGMTYEEIEVKYPDDFKARDDDKYEYRYPGGESYRDVVIRLEPIIMELERQENILIVTHQAVLRCIYAYFMNVPQEESPWMSIPLHTLIKLEPRAYGTEVTRIKADIPAVSTYKEKGTSKLGESSAYATKYRNLLNEPSKSA; translated from the coding sequence ATGGAAACAAAAATGGGATTTTATACTGTGTCGAACGTAGAGAATATGCGTATATGTGTGGTTATGGTAGGATTACCAGCCAGAGGTAAGTCATTCATATCACAAAAGATTGTGCGTTATCTTTCATGGCTTTCGATCAGGGCAAAATGCTTCAATGTGGGAAGTTATAGGCGCAAAGCTGGTGCAGCCCATCCCAGTGctgatttcttcgattCCTCCAATAAAGAAGCCCTCAAAGTTAGACAGAAGGCCGTCACACATGCAATCGAAGATATGATGAAATGGtacgaggaagaaaacgGAGTTGTTGCCATCCTCGATGCGACGAATAGCACCAGAGAGAGGAGAGAATGGGTTTTAAGGCTGTGCAGGGAGAATGCAATTGAACCTATGTTTTTAGAGAGTTGGTGTGACGATCAGGACATGATTCTTCGCAACATTAGTGACGTTAAGACTTCCTCACCGGATTACGAGGGTATGGACCCCGAGGCTGCTACTCAGGATTTTTTAAGAAGGATTAGTAACTATGAAAAGGTTTATGAACCTTTGGATCGTGATAACGACAAGGACTTGACCTTTGTTAAGCTTATCAACGTCGCACAGGAAGTCATTGTAAATCGCATTCAGTCCTACCTTGAAAGTAGGGTTGTATTCTATGTTATGAATCTGCATATCAGACCACGCTGCATATGGCTCTCTAGACATGGAGAGTCTGTCTATAatgttgagaagaagattggtgGTGATTCTTCGCTATCGGCAAGAGGTTTTCAATACGCCTCTAAACTACCCGAAATTGTGAGGGAAAGCGCTGGAGATGTCAATCTCACGGTCTGGACATCTACATTGTGTAGAACTCAACAGACTGCAGAATCCTTACCATACAAGCAATTGCAATGGAAGGCACTGGACGAACTGGATGCTGGTGTCTGTGACGGGATGACTTacgaagaaattgaagtgAAGTATCCAGATGATTTTAAGGCTCGGGATGACGACAAGTACGAATACAGATACCCTGGAGGCGAGTCCTATAGGGATGTCGTGATTAGGCTAGAACCAATCATTATGGAGTTGGAACGACAGGAGAATATTTTGATAGTGACACATCAAGCTGTCCTAAGATGCATATATGCCTATTTCATGAACGTTCCACAAGAAGAGTCTCCATGGATGTCTATTCCGCTGCACACTCTCATAAAATTGGAACCAAGAGCGTACGGTACAGAAGTAACCAGGATAAAGGCCGACATTCCTGCTGTGAGTACTTACAAGGAGAAGGGCACCAGCAAGCTCGGAGAATCAAGTGCGTATGCCACCAAGTACCGTAACCTTCTAAATGAGCCCTCCAAATCTGCATAA